A genomic region of Candidatus Delongbacteria bacterium contains the following coding sequences:
- a CDS encoding minor capsid protein — translation MPMATCTCGRQHAPLPVGELHTQVEALLLVHGSRALTAFAFSQKQAIEKATAESLAQAGAYSGELLKTSLKHLDQAAKAVKAEILGLGDLSQFAPDRQGGKLVQLTRLKALDKNLAAVGTRLKQDLTLAYQGMTEEMAKTGIEGTLAKLGALKVGGYQALDQAGREALADGAFSLFPADAFDFLSGYQLQLLGKLSDDMVAGIKGAVQVGIAQGEGPAKIARRIGGIVKDPDEFRQAGKTVFKTVQQRAELIARSETMRAYNQGALKFEAKIGVKSVYWLTAGDERMCPECEPLDGKEYPLTSLPSQPLHPACRCTHTPGAGDLSSITDLATLAAKIAGDTLGQTVVVEALTSGDYGKLTSAQLREVAKQKGVSIGRTKAERITLLSKASGQSEEWLSRHTMNELDAWFKQYTIGALKSKDELLAALYKADHATDAAKLAALKQAEGAAKQAKHAAEEAAAKLAKADQAVADFHAGLAQLKALEANPAQFEAFHQQMDQLLAQVHGNLELLGPQKAADLGGYLVKAQDAFTAEVAGTSQSVLREVLKAAKVKNFQWFTKPESVAYLTQKPLQPKIAEQVAAKVAAAKDAAKLKKVVPNPSPKSAAPPSAPAPKATPAPAPVASPAVLARGADEAWAELKATNPFTFQRDASDLGGVHTKYFYTDKAGDKWLFKPIGEEFRAWGDEVAYLIQREIDPDAIEVHYIELKDMHGRLRTGSIQKMKLGLRDPISFEKMDVLAIDPAELVQLQREQVVDWLISNHDGHAGQFLRAQDGRVYGIDKGQLYKYFGHDRLSVDYAPNAGGRFDEPIYNKLLRAHRDGKLKLDLQATGEWVRRVQGISDAAYREMLLPYAGRRFAGQPGTLEDFLKAATLRKNTLQAEFERFYSELESARTGKPVAFRFGEAAPATTPAARDAGEVWARGSRIDLKAEVETIRESGWQGRSLAVDKGDIEDQNILVRQVLGPDGEKQTILQLKLRQEADKRLVKLLKANVVGEVPKELVVEDEFWDTILAAAKTVNTHVGDLNYNSSKLRAAEDLRLVLTRLACGKNAIERAMANQYLKTLDDIAHAVEATTAGTPTKLPMVKQYAPSAADLKALQKGVSAPTKGSGLRVTASPRWTEDRVATRGHQLVVEAEHVSLSRFHSSIHDTLVEYHIDLGDGVEAVYKPFQGTGKAVGKSYAMQGRMTVKVREGVSESTVTQAMEKLKALGLDTAPSTPWDEELMYLQKVAFVAKIDDSPAFLAAAEEARKANTESAVRIWREAWSRHLGVKDVTKLPDYNPAGVHQAATAVDGARAGMRVQYRFDVSRETLAKEMEGYVLMHGMTKGSVEDFLEAVLPTNQSFMPNAERFSTGVPIGGMSPSQDMNTGGASYFFTRIMRSTNTQANTIRFKPDLLRRADAISYNSDHYGKVVGNFVRENRISDLETLKKMPHYCGNETIIKGAVPLLENMDSIVVGDAGRKAKVIALFKKHGITTLPDGRRIEDVVFAR, via the coding sequence ATGCCGATGGCCACTTGCACGTGCGGCCGGCAGCACGCCCCGCTGCCGGTGGGAGAGCTCCACACCCAGGTGGAGGCACTCCTGCTAGTCCATGGCAGCCGGGCGCTCACGGCATTCGCCTTCTCACAGAAGCAAGCCATCGAGAAGGCTACGGCCGAGAGTCTGGCCCAGGCCGGCGCGTACTCGGGCGAGCTCCTCAAGACCAGCCTCAAGCACTTGGACCAGGCGGCCAAGGCCGTCAAGGCCGAGATCCTGGGCCTGGGCGACCTCTCGCAGTTCGCGCCGGACCGCCAGGGCGGCAAGCTCGTGCAGCTCACGCGGCTGAAGGCGCTGGACAAGAACCTGGCGGCGGTGGGCACGCGGCTGAAGCAGGACCTGACCCTGGCCTACCAGGGCATGACCGAGGAGATGGCCAAGACCGGCATCGAGGGCACGCTGGCCAAGCTCGGCGCCTTGAAGGTCGGTGGATACCAGGCCTTGGACCAAGCGGGCCGCGAGGCCCTGGCGGACGGGGCCTTCTCGCTCTTCCCGGCGGACGCCTTCGACTTTCTCTCCGGCTACCAACTGCAGCTCCTGGGCAAGCTCTCGGACGACATGGTGGCGGGCATCAAGGGCGCCGTGCAAGTGGGTATTGCCCAGGGTGAGGGCCCGGCGAAGATTGCCCGCCGCATCGGCGGCATCGTGAAGGACCCGGATGAGTTTCGCCAGGCGGGCAAGACCGTCTTCAAGACCGTGCAGCAGCGCGCCGAGCTAATTGCGCGCAGCGAGACCATGCGCGCCTACAACCAAGGCGCGCTGAAGTTCGAAGCCAAGATCGGCGTCAAGTCCGTTTACTGGCTGACCGCCGGCGACGAGCGCATGTGCCCGGAGTGCGAGCCCTTGGACGGGAAGGAATACCCGCTCACCAGCCTGCCCAGCCAGCCCCTGCACCCGGCCTGCCGCTGCACGCACACTCCCGGTGCTGGGGACCTCTCCAGCATCACCGACCTGGCCACGCTGGCGGCAAAGATCGCCGGCGACACGCTGGGCCAAACCGTCGTCGTCGAGGCGCTGACGAGCGGCGACTACGGGAAGCTCACGAGCGCCCAGCTGCGCGAGGTGGCCAAGCAGAAGGGCGTGTCCATCGGCCGCACCAAGGCCGAGCGCATCACGCTCCTGTCGAAGGCCTCCGGCCAGAGCGAGGAGTGGCTCTCCAGACACACCATGAATGAGCTGGACGCCTGGTTCAAGCAGTACACCATCGGGGCGCTGAAGTCCAAGGACGAGCTTCTCGCGGCCCTCTACAAGGCCGACCACGCCACGGATGCAGCCAAGCTAGCGGCGCTGAAGCAGGCCGAGGGGGCGGCCAAGCAGGCCAAACACGCGGCCGAGGAAGCCGCGGCGAAACTGGCCAAGGCCGACCAGGCGGTGGCGGACTTCCACGCGGGTCTGGCCCAGCTGAAGGCCTTGGAGGCGAATCCGGCCCAGTTCGAGGCCTTCCACCAGCAGATGGACCAGCTCCTGGCGCAGGTCCATGGCAACCTGGAGCTGCTGGGCCCGCAGAAGGCGGCGGACCTGGGCGGCTATCTGGTGAAGGCCCAGGACGCCTTCACGGCCGAGGTGGCGGGCACGAGCCAGTCGGTGCTGCGCGAGGTCCTGAAGGCGGCGAAGGTCAAGAACTTTCAGTGGTTCACGAAGCCCGAGTCCGTCGCCTACCTGACCCAGAAGCCCCTGCAGCCCAAGATCGCCGAGCAGGTGGCGGCCAAGGTGGCGGCCGCCAAGGACGCGGCGAAGCTCAAGAAGGTCGTTCCGAACCCGTCCCCGAAGTCGGCGGCGCCACCATCCGCACCCGCGCCGAAGGCCACGCCAGCGCCTGCCCCAGTGGCCAGCCCAGCCGTCCTGGCGAGGGGGGCCGACGAGGCCTGGGCCGAGCTGAAGGCCACGAACCCTTTCACCTTCCAGCGCGACGCCAGCGACCTGGGCGGCGTGCACACGAAGTACTTCTACACGGACAAGGCCGGCGACAAGTGGCTGTTCAAGCCCATCGGCGAGGAGTTCCGTGCCTGGGGCGACGAGGTGGCCTACCTGATCCAGCGCGAGATCGATCCGGACGCGATCGAGGTGCACTACATCGAGCTGAAGGACATGCACGGCCGCCTGCGCACCGGGTCGATCCAAAAGATGAAGCTGGGGCTGCGCGACCCCATCAGTTTCGAGAAGATGGACGTTCTGGCGATCGACCCGGCGGAGCTGGTCCAGCTGCAGCGCGAGCAGGTGGTGGACTGGCTCATTTCCAACCACGACGGCCACGCGGGCCAGTTCCTGCGCGCCCAGGACGGCCGCGTCTACGGCATCGACAAGGGCCAGCTCTACAAGTACTTCGGCCACGACCGCCTGTCCGTTGACTATGCGCCCAACGCCGGTGGGCGCTTCGACGAGCCCATCTACAACAAGCTGCTGCGCGCCCACCGGGATGGGAAACTGAAACTGGACTTGCAGGCGACAGGCGAATGGGTGCGCCGTGTGCAGGGGATCTCGGATGCCGCCTACCGCGAGATGCTGTTGCCCTACGCCGGCCGGCGCTTCGCCGGGCAGCCCGGCACCCTGGAGGATTTCCTCAAGGCGGCCACGCTGCGCAAGAACACGCTGCAGGCGGAATTCGAGAGGTTCTACAGCGAGCTCGAGTCTGCGCGGACCGGAAAGCCTGTGGCCTTCCGCTTCGGAGAGGCTGCGCCGGCGACGACGCCCGCAGCCAGGGATGCGGGCGAGGTCTGGGCGCGGGGCAGCCGCATCGACCTGAAGGCGGAGGTGGAGACGATTCGCGAGTCCGGCTGGCAGGGACGCTCCCTGGCCGTGGACAAGGGCGACATCGAGGACCAGAACATCCTCGTCCGCCAGGTGCTGGGTCCGGACGGGGAGAAACAGACCATCTTGCAGCTCAAGCTGCGCCAGGAGGCGGACAAGCGCCTTGTGAAGCTTCTGAAGGCGAATGTCGTCGGCGAGGTTCCGAAAGAGCTGGTGGTGGAGGACGAGTTCTGGGATACCATCCTGGCTGCCGCCAAGACCGTCAACACACACGTGGGAGACCTGAACTACAACTCGTCGAAACTGCGTGCGGCAGAGGACCTGCGGCTGGTCCTCACACGGCTGGCCTGCGGGAAGAACGCTATCGAGCGCGCCATGGCGAACCAGTACTTGAAGACCCTGGACGACATTGCCCACGCAGTGGAGGCCACGACCGCTGGTACGCCGACGAAGCTCCCCATGGTGAAGCAATACGCCCCTTCCGCGGCGGATCTGAAGGCCCTGCAGAAGGGCGTCAGCGCACCCACGAAGGGCAGCGGCCTGCGCGTGACGGCCAGCCCGCGCTGGACCGAGGATCGCGTGGCGACGAGAGGCCATCAGCTGGTGGTCGAGGCCGAGCACGTGTCGCTATCGCGTTTCCACTCCAGTATCCACGATACGCTGGTCGAGTATCACATCGACCTGGGCGACGGTGTGGAGGCGGTCTACAAGCCCTTCCAGGGGACGGGCAAGGCGGTGGGCAAGAGCTACGCCATGCAGGGACGCATGACCGTCAAGGTGCGCGAGGGTGTCTCGGAGAGCACCGTCACCCAGGCCATGGAGAAGCTGAAAGCCCTGGGCCTGGACACGGCGCCCTCGACGCCCTGGGACGAGGAGCTCATGTACCTGCAAAAGGTCGCCTTCGTCGCCAAGATCGACGACAGCCCGGCCTTCCTGGCCGCGGCGGAAGAGGCCAGAAAGGCCAACACTGAGTCGGCCGTGCGCATTTGGCGCGAGGCCTGGAGCCGCCACCTGGGCGTCAAGGACGTGACCAAGCTTCCCGACTACAACCCGGCTGGCGTGCACCAGGCGGCCACGGCGGTGGATGGCGCGCGCGCCGGCATGCGCGTGCAGTACCGCTTCGATGTGTCACGGGAGACCTTGGCCAAGGAAATGGAAGGCTATGTGCTCATGCATGGCATGACGAAGGGCTCCGTCGAGGACTTCTTGGAGGCCGTGCTGCCGACCAACCAGTCCTTCATGCCAAACGCCGAGCGCTTCAGCACGGGCGTGCCCATCGGCGGCATGAGTCCGTCGCAGGACATGAACACGGGCGGGGCCAGCTACTTCTTCACGCGCATCATGCGCTCCACGAACACGCAGGCCAACACCATCCGTTTCAAGCCCGACCTGCTACGTCGTGCCGACGCGATTAGTTACAACAGTGACCATTACGGCAAGGTGGTGGGGAACTTCGTCCGCGAGAACCGCATCTCGGACCTGGAGACGCTGAAGAAGATGCCCCACTACTGTGGCAATGAGACCATCATCAAGGGGGCGGTTCCCCTGCTGGAGAACATGGACTCCATCGTCGTCGGCGATGCCGGCCGCAAGGCCAAGGTCATCGCCCTTTTCAAGAAGCACGGCATCACGACCCTTCCGGACGGCCGGCGGATCGAGGATGTCGTGTTCGCGAGGTAG
- a CDS encoding P-loop NTPase fold protein yields the protein MSSECRTRLITDAPADEDAFGSHQKIASALADLVLTEPGGKAIGLEGGWGSGKSTVVNLLRKAVESDPDLRFVVFDAWSHEGDPLRRSFIETLIKSLDVAGWIDHNFWNEKKEFLTKRKKTSETTTSPRLTSFAKWLIITTLLVPIGYALFSSSLNNTVHLIPDIDLPIAWRFLIGLLISLAPLFLLLANKIFGSNEETWAILIKGSTTNTKSEAIETSDPTSIEFQTLFVELMTAALDTNFSSRRVVLVVDNLDRVTPKDALSIWASLRTFLQLNESNSLSWFNRFWIVVPYDPNGLGRLWNDDDGIKDLASSFIGKTFQLRLSVPPILVSNWRAYLNNWLVEAFPDHDSSEFHVIYRLYSWHLKETKYKPTPRNIKLFINDIGGIHRQWHHEIPLSDIAYYVLLGIERNDVTTKLLNHDVPHKEVIDLLSKEIADNLAALAFNTTVPEARQLLLHDPLTNTLEQGNAEALNMQSSTPGLWETLESIDFSQWSEIESSKLAKAALCLYNSNIVGNDKCPMKVQTLTNLRNAVILVSKWRPLSIDLGQGLSAICRLCPDQPVVQHILTTLSSIEPSEKKETFPEDWVVTIVSVLTTLDDLGRFPRADDRIPLLEPADMTLQTCHCMARFNLNDHILSAFKSNVSQDEVNDVICTTISNETDLNDLVEAVPVIRKLSVITDWKAIITTTKTKLETIEPLASSTIDPLLSLLSNLRLEDNDAVTAISSLATSGYLLHHLHTVLPKGKGTNIHTAAQLLILYLEFDPNISSPPGTGNSAAGHRIATQLVVEPTDEFASAIIGYIAGHNEATLLYDLVGNNEALKPLVLKCLRFAATTSDFSLFFPPEAVVENWDLVSEVPTETKLESFATLLREKTQLVSFLAKNDFVSNRGSLYALMISNGAGAELEQFCITGLKGIAGRSWQNELETESNLAELLVELNSANVEFTLGHEFQDALIWHARETAAGRIEPSYLNPSHWQQILSHLHEDSRKVFRRDLLSDAALSNGQLSEAFFNFYGQELAHIEVLSERNAIPGLFTSIIKSGNISGYQWMISFLRSNIGFFTSHPDISAVEDFKRRVQELVESPPDSDTASIRDLRQELADILGIHLGDLESPQTDE from the coding sequence ATGAGTTCCGAATGCCGCACAAGACTCATTACCGATGCTCCGGCTGATGAGGACGCCTTTGGCTCTCATCAGAAAATTGCATCTGCTTTGGCGGATCTAGTCCTCACGGAACCAGGAGGAAAGGCAATAGGTCTAGAGGGCGGATGGGGTTCCGGGAAATCAACAGTAGTCAATCTACTTCGTAAAGCAGTTGAATCGGACCCAGACCTACGTTTTGTAGTTTTCGATGCATGGTCTCACGAAGGTGATCCTCTACGGCGCAGCTTTATTGAAACTCTTATTAAGTCGCTTGACGTTGCGGGATGGATAGACCACAATTTCTGGAATGAAAAAAAGGAATTTCTCACAAAAAGGAAAAAAACATCAGAAACAACCACTTCCCCGCGTCTCACTTCTTTTGCCAAATGGCTTATTATAACTACTTTATTAGTTCCTATCGGTTATGCACTTTTTAGCTCTTCACTAAACAATACAGTTCATTTGATTCCAGATATCGATCTACCCATTGCTTGGCGGTTTTTGATTGGCTTATTGATTAGTCTGGCACCTCTTTTTCTTCTTCTAGCTAATAAGATATTTGGATCTAACGAGGAAACATGGGCTATTTTAATCAAAGGATCAACTACCAATACTAAATCAGAGGCGATAGAAACATCAGATCCTACTTCAATAGAATTCCAAACATTATTTGTCGAGCTGATGACGGCCGCACTTGATACAAATTTTTCCAGCCGTCGCGTTGTTTTAGTAGTTGACAACTTAGATCGCGTCACTCCTAAAGATGCCCTTTCGATTTGGGCATCTCTCCGAACCTTTTTACAACTCAACGAGAGTAATTCGTTGAGCTGGTTCAATCGCTTTTGGATTGTCGTGCCCTACGATCCCAACGGATTAGGCCGTCTTTGGAATGATGATGATGGAATAAAAGACCTTGCATCATCTTTTATAGGAAAAACCTTTCAACTTCGCCTCTCAGTACCTCCAATACTTGTTTCAAACTGGAGAGCCTATTTAAATAATTGGTTGGTAGAAGCGTTTCCTGATCATGACTCAAGTGAATTTCACGTCATATATCGTTTATATTCATGGCATTTAAAAGAGACGAAATATAAGCCAACACCACGCAATATCAAGTTGTTCATTAATGACATTGGCGGTATTCACAGACAATGGCATCACGAAATCCCGCTATCAGATATTGCATATTATGTCCTATTAGGGATCGAACGTAATGACGTTACTACTAAATTATTAAACCATGACGTTCCACACAAGGAGGTCATTGATCTTCTTAGTAAAGAGATCGCAGACAATCTTGCAGCTCTTGCGTTCAACACTACAGTGCCCGAAGCACGTCAACTTCTTCTTCATGACCCACTTACGAACACTTTGGAGCAGGGCAATGCTGAAGCACTTAACATGCAATCTTCGACACCAGGCCTTTGGGAAACTCTAGAGTCAATTGATTTTAGTCAATGGTCAGAAATTGAATCATCAAAATTGGCTAAAGCAGCTCTTTGCCTTTATAATTCAAACATCGTTGGCAACGATAAATGTCCAATGAAAGTGCAAACTTTAACCAATCTTAGAAACGCAGTGATTCTGGTAAGCAAATGGCGTCCTCTTAGCATAGATTTAGGACAAGGACTATCAGCTATCTGTCGCCTATGCCCTGATCAACCAGTTGTACAACACATACTTACAACATTATCTTCGATTGAACCAAGCGAAAAGAAGGAAACATTTCCTGAAGATTGGGTTGTTACGATTGTTTCCGTATTAACGACACTAGATGATCTTGGACGTTTCCCGCGTGCAGATGATAGAATACCGTTATTGGAGCCAGCCGATATGACACTGCAAACGTGTCATTGTATGGCCCGTTTTAATCTGAACGATCACATTTTGAGCGCCTTTAAGTCGAACGTTTCGCAAGATGAAGTAAATGATGTTATTTGTACAACCATTTCCAATGAAACTGACTTGAACGATCTTGTTGAAGCCGTACCTGTAATTCGAAAGCTGAGCGTTATCACTGACTGGAAAGCTATTATAACTACAACTAAAACTAAGCTTGAGACAATTGAACCGCTTGCGTCGTCAACTATTGATCCTCTTCTTTCACTACTTTCAAATCTACGATTAGAAGATAATGATGCAGTAACAGCTATTTCTTCCCTAGCTACATCAGGATATCTATTACATCATCTTCATACTGTACTACCAAAGGGGAAAGGCACCAATATACATACGGCTGCACAATTGCTAATTCTATATCTTGAATTTGATCCAAACATTTCCTCACCTCCTGGGACCGGCAATTCTGCAGCTGGACATCGAATAGCTACACAATTAGTCGTCGAGCCTACCGATGAGTTCGCCTCTGCTATAATTGGATACATTGCAGGACATAATGAGGCAACACTTCTTTATGATCTTGTTGGTAATAATGAAGCATTAAAACCGCTTGTTTTGAAGTGCCTGCGATTTGCAGCTACTACAAGTGATTTTAGCTTATTTTTCCCTCCTGAAGCTGTCGTTGAGAATTGGGATTTGGTATCGGAGGTGCCAACAGAGACGAAATTAGAGTCGTTTGCAACTTTGTTACGGGAAAAGACGCAACTTGTGAGTTTCCTTGCAAAGAACGATTTCGTTTCAAATCGAGGTTCATTGTATGCTTTAATGATTAGCAATGGTGCAGGAGCAGAGCTTGAACAATTTTGTATTACCGGTCTGAAAGGAATAGCTGGTAGAAGCTGGCAAAATGAACTCGAGACAGAATCAAATCTCGCTGAATTGTTAGTTGAATTAAATTCAGCAAATGTAGAATTCACTCTAGGCCATGAATTTCAAGATGCATTAATATGGCATGCTCGCGAGACAGCTGCCGGCAGAATAGAACCTTCGTATCTTAATCCAAGTCACTGGCAGCAGATTTTATCACATCTTCATGAAGATTCAAGAAAAGTATTTCGGCGAGACCTTCTCAGTGATGCCGCACTTTCGAACGGTCAGCTTTCTGAGGCGTTCTTCAATTTTTACGGTCAAGAGCTTGCACACATTGAGGTTCTTAGTGAGCGAAATGCGATTCCTGGACTTTTTACATCGATAATTAAATCTGGAAATATCAGTGGTTATCAGTGGATGATCAGTTTTCTAAGATCTAATATTGGTTTTTTCACCTCTCATCCCGACATAAGCGCTGTAGAAGACTTCAAGCGCAGAGTACAGGAGCTTGTCGAATCACCGCCTGATTCCGACACCGCGTCAATCCGAGACCTTCGGCAAGAATTAGCAGATATCCTAGGGATTCATTTGGGTGATCTAGAATCTCCACAAACTGATGAGTAG